The Juglans microcarpa x Juglans regia isolate MS1-56 chromosome 8S, Jm3101_v1.0, whole genome shotgun sequence genome has a window encoding:
- the LOC121244706 gene encoding phosphoribosylaminoimidazole-succinocarboxamide synthase, chloroplastic isoform X2, with product MAESIRLNPTKTFNPRIPFTNHTLPSIYSFKTKSKSKKFASISASVSSSQSQSQSQDQQRLSLDSLIGNSSRKDELFGSIRSSLPHCLSETNLHLTVPGLKSKTRGKVRDIYESGDYLVLVTTDRQSAFDRILASIPFKGQVLNETSLWWFDKTRHITANAIISSPDKNVTIAKKCSVFPVEFVVRSYVTGSTDTSLWTVYNKGLVKNQKLPANILTPTSKAADHDVPVTPDEIVQRGLMTQADYDEASRKALSLFEYGQSVALEHGLILVDTKYEFGKADDGSVLLIDEVHTPDSSRYWIAHSYEERFHSSLEPENVDKEFLRLWFKDHCNPYEDEVLPDAPEDLVCELAWRYIFLYEKITNSKFEMPRMEEPIHDRISRNVAQALSSLQ from the exons ATGGCGGAGAGTATACGCTTAAACCCTACCAAAACATTCAACCCCAGAATTCCATTCACAAACCACACTCTCCCTTCAATCTATTCCTTCAAAACGAAATCAAAATCCAAGAAGTTCGCATCAATCTCTGCGTCGGTGAGTTCGAGCCAGAGCCAGAGCCAGAGCCAGGACCAGCAACGACTGTCTTTGGACTCTCTGATCGGTAATAGCAGTCGCAAAGACGAGCTTTTTGGCTCTATCAGAAGCTCCTTGCCCCACTGTCTCTCCGAAACGAACCTCCACCTCACTGTCCCTGGCCTCAAATCCAAAACCAGGGGAAAG GTTAGAGATATTTACGAAAGTGGGGATTATCTCGTTCTCGTCACTACTGACCGACAAAGTGCTTTCGACAGAATTCTTGCCTCCATTCCCTTCAAGGGCCAG GTTCTTAATGAGACAAGTTTGTGGTGGTTTGACAAAACCCGACACATAACTGCAAATGCGATCATCTCGTCCCCGGATAAAAATGTTACAATTGCGAAAAAATGTTCGGTTTTTCCCGTCGAATTTGTCG TTAGAAGTTATGTGACTGGAAGTACCGACACATCATTATGGACAGTCTACAACAAAG GTTTGGTTAAAAACCAAAAGCTTCCTGCAAACATACTCACGCCAACATCTAAGGCAGCAGATCATGATGTGCCAGTAACTCCGGATGAG ATAGTTCAACGTGGACTGATGACTCAAGCTGATTATGATGAAGCAAGTAGGAAAGCATTAAGCTTATTTGAATATGGACAG TCTGTTGCTCTGGAACATGGCCTGATATTGGTGGACACTAAATATGAATTTGGAAAGGCAGATGACGGTTCAGTTCTTTTAATTGATGAG GTGCATACTCCCGATTCCAGCAGATATTGGATTGCCCATTCTTATGAGGAACGCTTTCATAGTTCTCTTGAACCTGAAAATGTTGATAAG GAGTTCTTGAGGTTGTGGTTCAAAGATCACTGCAATCCATATGAAGATGAG GTCCTCCCTGATGCTCCAGAAGATCTTGTTTGTGAACTAGCTTGGCG ATACATATTTTTGTACGAGAAGATAACAAATTCGAAGTTTGAGATGCCAAGGATGGAG GAGCCAATTCATGATCGAATTTCTCGGAATGTTGCACAGGCGTTGTCATCACTACAGTAA
- the LOC121244706 gene encoding phosphoribosylaminoimidazole-succinocarboxamide synthase, chloroplastic isoform X1 translates to MAESIRLNPTKTFNPRIPFTNHTLPSIYSFKTKSKSKKFASISASVSSSQSQSQSQDQQRLSLDSLIGNSSRKDELFGSIRSSLPHCLSETNLHLTVPGLKSKTRGKVRDIYESGDYLVLVTTDRQSAFDRILASIPFKGQVLNETSLWWFDKTRHITANAIISSPDKNVTIAKKCSVFPVEFVVRSYVTGSTDTSLWTVYNKGVRKYCGNVLPDGLVKNQKLPANILTPTSKAADHDVPVTPDEIVQRGLMTQADYDEASRKALSLFEYGQSVALEHGLILVDTKYEFGKADDGSVLLIDEVHTPDSSRYWIAHSYEERFHSSLEPENVDKEFLRLWFKDHCNPYEDEVLPDAPEDLVCELAWRYIFLYEKITNSKFEMPRMEEPIHDRISRNVAQALSSLQ, encoded by the exons ATGGCGGAGAGTATACGCTTAAACCCTACCAAAACATTCAACCCCAGAATTCCATTCACAAACCACACTCTCCCTTCAATCTATTCCTTCAAAACGAAATCAAAATCCAAGAAGTTCGCATCAATCTCTGCGTCGGTGAGTTCGAGCCAGAGCCAGAGCCAGAGCCAGGACCAGCAACGACTGTCTTTGGACTCTCTGATCGGTAATAGCAGTCGCAAAGACGAGCTTTTTGGCTCTATCAGAAGCTCCTTGCCCCACTGTCTCTCCGAAACGAACCTCCACCTCACTGTCCCTGGCCTCAAATCCAAAACCAGGGGAAAG GTTAGAGATATTTACGAAAGTGGGGATTATCTCGTTCTCGTCACTACTGACCGACAAAGTGCTTTCGACAGAATTCTTGCCTCCATTCCCTTCAAGGGCCAG GTTCTTAATGAGACAAGTTTGTGGTGGTTTGACAAAACCCGACACATAACTGCAAATGCGATCATCTCGTCCCCGGATAAAAATGTTACAATTGCGAAAAAATGTTCGGTTTTTCCCGTCGAATTTGTCG TTAGAAGTTATGTGACTGGAAGTACCGACACATCATTATGGACAGTCTACAACAAAGGTGTTCGAAAGTATTGTGGCAATGTCCTCCCGGATG GTTTGGTTAAAAACCAAAAGCTTCCTGCAAACATACTCACGCCAACATCTAAGGCAGCAGATCATGATGTGCCAGTAACTCCGGATGAG ATAGTTCAACGTGGACTGATGACTCAAGCTGATTATGATGAAGCAAGTAGGAAAGCATTAAGCTTATTTGAATATGGACAG TCTGTTGCTCTGGAACATGGCCTGATATTGGTGGACACTAAATATGAATTTGGAAAGGCAGATGACGGTTCAGTTCTTTTAATTGATGAG GTGCATACTCCCGATTCCAGCAGATATTGGATTGCCCATTCTTATGAGGAACGCTTTCATAGTTCTCTTGAACCTGAAAATGTTGATAAG GAGTTCTTGAGGTTGTGGTTCAAAGATCACTGCAATCCATATGAAGATGAG GTCCTCCCTGATGCTCCAGAAGATCTTGTTTGTGAACTAGCTTGGCG ATACATATTTTTGTACGAGAAGATAACAAATTCGAAGTTTGAGATGCCAAGGATGGAG GAGCCAATTCATGATCGAATTTCTCGGAATGTTGCACAGGCGTTGTCATCACTACAGTAA
- the LOC121244832 gene encoding uncharacterized protein LOC121244832, whose product MHKRMQQHANIQWIVPPFTWLKLNWDVAFREEDYRIGVGVVIQDSEVEVLATLMQPLTFYLQPDIAEARGLLTSTRMCKELNVQDVIFEWDSNHVVTTMRQSTMQNGILSCFVEDTKATFLDTNWKIHHVRRDANKVAYQLAKTAVSFSQETFDIGYVDPCIISLVMAKGHNTG is encoded by the coding sequence ATGCACAAGAGGATGCAGCAACATGCCAATATACAATGGATTGTACCACCATTTACCTGGCTCAAACTTAACTGGGATGTAGCTTTTAGAGAGGAAGACTACAGAATTGGAGTTGGAGTGGTGATTCAAGACAGTGAGGTTGAAGTTTTAGCTACCTTAATGCAACCACTTACCTTCTATTTACAGCCAGATATTGCAGAAGCTAGGGGATTACTCACATCTACAAGAATGTGTAAGGAATTGAACGTGCAAGATGTCATCTTCGAATGGGACTCAAATCATGTAGTAACTACTATGAGACAAAGCACAATGCAAAATGGGATACTAAGCTGTTTCGTGGAGGATACTAAAGCCACATTTCTAGATACAAACTGGAAAATTCACCATGTGAGAAGAGATGCTAACAAAGTGGCATATCAACTAGCTAAAACAGCAGTTTCATTTAGTCAAGAAACTTTTGATATAGGCTATGTAGATCCTTGTATTATATCTCTTGTAATGGCTAAAGGCCATAACACTGGTTGA
- the LOC121243901 gene encoding myb-related protein 308-like, with protein sequence MGRAPCCDKANVKRGSWSPDEDATLKAYIDTHGTGGNWMALPAKAGLRRCGKSCRLRWLNYLRPDIKHGGFTEEDDYIICTLHSQIGSRWSVIASQLPGRTDNDVKNYWNTKLKKKLGNILSVDITKSHDKVDHVGSKPKSLPCVSGAEIHSSVNVSSSQNRNPSTSFGLSANFHSLSSDPINQTYSPELNMDVPDQFMSTSASTSRNSTTSTRNNIVSSISNSSATFGLDRCVSLAGNSCEVVYGSGVLMDFTGFGSPYNINVPDINYRLSCFQDKAGEVSPSMPCYQNMGDFAFADIRPQGHVLHDPSVRDRY encoded by the exons ATGGGAAGAGCTCCATGCTGTGACAAAGCTAACGTGAAGAGAGGATCTTGGTCTCCAGACGAAGATGCGACTCTCAAGGCCTACATCGACACTCATGGCACTGGTGGAAACTGGATGGCTTTGCCTGCAAAAgctg GCCTGAGGCGATGTGGAAAAAGTTGCCGTTTACGATGgctgaattatctcaggccagATATCAAGCATGGAGGTTTTACTGAAGAAGATGACTACATTATTTGTACCCTCCACAGCCAAATTGGGAGCAg ATGGTCTGTGATTGCCTCTCAGTTACCTGGAAGGACAGACAATGATGTGAAGAACTATTGGAACACcaaattgaagaagaagttaGGAAATATTCTCAGTGTCGACATAACAAAAAGTCATGACAAAGTTGATCATGTTGGCTCAAAACCCAAATCCCTGCCCTGCGTCTCGGGAGCTGAAATCCATAGTTCTGTTAATGTTTCATCTTCCCAAAATCGAAACCCCAGTACTTCTTTTGGATTATCTGCTAATTTTCACAGCCTGAGTTCAGATCCAATTAACCAGACATATTCTCCAGAGCTCAATATGGATGTTCCAGATCAATTCATGAGTACTAGTGCAAGTACTTCAAGGAACAGTACTACTTCTACTCGCAATAATATTGTTTCAAGCATCTCAAATTCGTCTGCTACTTTTGGTCTGGACAGGTGTGTCTCATTGGCTGGAAATTCATGTGAGGTGGTCTATGGTTCTGGGGTTTTAATGGATTTTACTGGCTTCGGATCTCcttataatattaatgttcCTGACATTAATTATAGACTATCATGTTTTCAAGACAAAGCTGGTGAAGTTTCCCCCAGTATGCCTTGCTACCAAAATATGGGTGATTTTGCATTTGCTGATATTAGGCCTCAAGGTCATGTGCTTCATGATCCAAGTGTTAGAGATCGATATTGA